The region AGACATCATGAGTCACAGTTAAACACTTTAATACTTAAAACAACAGTAAAGAGAATGCTAAAGTTGCTCATTACATTTAGATTTTGTTGTCAACATACCTAAGGGTTGAAACACTAGTTGTGAGTTATTCATATTGTGGAAAATACCTACCAAAAAAATAAGGTCAGTTTCTTCCTGTTGCAGTCTTAAGCATGtggaaatacacacacagtcacaacGTTTGAATACgataatttttattaagtatacatTGCTACATGTCATATGAATAATGGCTATGTGAGGTGAAACTATGAAAATAACTATGAGAATCACAGTTCAATAACAAGATTTTTCAAATAAGCAGCAAAAGTGTGCTATCAATGATTggcttacatttttaatatagaataatgaaattaaaaatatgtattattacactactgtttaaaaaatttggggtcagtcatttttttaaagaagttaatACCTTTATTTAGCAACGAATgctttaaattgttcaaaagtcacgTCAAAACAgagaagacatttataatgttacaaaaggtttctgttcttttgaactttccttTCATCAAGAATcatgaattttattttctctattgctaaaaaatgattaaaatagaaaacagttatatgAAATtgaaacaatatttcacaacattacagtttttgattaaaaaaaaaaaaaaaatgcaggcttggtgaacataagggacttcttttaaaaatacataccaacacaccgaccccaaacttttaacgCTGGTTTATATTATGTGAGCAATTACATTGAatgaaagacaaaacaaaagtattttgaacacACAGTGCTATTTGTTGTCAAATTCTACATTATTTTTTGTGCTGTGACAAAACTCCTGGGGCACGGAGAGTCTCAAGAATACAACGGTGATGGAAGCGACAAAACATTTCAACAGCACtttcaaaatacatactttGATTTGCACATTTCTTCAATTAATATAccatgaaaactttttgaatatgtttaatgcatttctaTTATGTGGCAATGCATATTCCAATACTCATCAAGAAATGCTTTTTATCTTAATTTCTTACTGTTGTGTAAATCAGTTCCTCTTCATCTCACCATCATTTGTTTAATCAGTCCTTCTTTTTATACATAAGCTTTGCTGCTGTCCACAGATCTGGCTTTTGAATACATCACATTATGGTGATCATCCTCACGCGGTGGGCACGAGCTGCAGAGGAGACCTCCACCCAGAAGAAGCAAACCTGCAGAAGCCCAGCCAAGGTAAAGCGATTCCCCAAGCTCCCTCTTCTGACCTTCCACCAATAAAGGGTTGTAGAAGTCCCTGATTATGGTATTCGCAGTCCAGCAGACAGGGACGAGGACAAGAATTCCAGCAATGATGAAGATGATGCCACTGGCGATAGCGACCTTCGCTTTAGACGCCTCGTCTTCCACAAAGTTGGTGCACTTTCCTCCTACGATGCTCAGGATGATTCCAAACACCCCAGCGATGATGGCGACGATCACCAAGGCTCTGGCGCCCTGCAGATCTTGAGGAAGGGCCAGCAGAGAGTCGTAGACCTTACACTGCATCTGTCCTGTGCTCTGAACCACGCAGTTCATCCATAAACCTTCCCAAATGATCTGCGAGGTCACAATGTTGGCTCCAATGAAGGCAGACACCTTCCAGTTGGGCAAGCCGCAGATGATGATGCTTCCCAAGAAGCCGATCATAGCCAGGCAGATTCCCAAGATTTGACATCCAGTAGATGgcatgtttcttaaattgtTGCCTTGAAGGAATGAATACAGAAAGTTGTTGCTGTTATCCCCAACGGCTGTTAGCTATGTCTCTgtattgttaaatgtaacacTGTCTTATAGGTATGGCTGTATACAAAAAAATGGAGGAGGGAAACCAGTTTTAAGGTCTTTCCAGCTAGGCTTGTTTCCGCCTGGCTATAGCGAATGTTTAGCCAAAGCTGCCAAACTAGTTTTGTTCAAATGGACCCACATTGGAAGCTGGGAGTGttttgttttcaaactttttttttctagtctATTGAAGCCTGTGTTATGTGAAAAGAAAATCTTTTTAACATACAGTATGAATTTGAATGACTATCTTCTCTTTGAGTGTAAATTTTAGTTATAAAGTTGACTGTAAGACTGGAATAATTAATAAGActacataatttttaaaattggaACAGATTTTCAAACGCTAGGCGTCATATACTTGGCGACTTTGTAGATGATGATAAAGGGAAAAATGGGCATCATATACTAAACGAAACACTACCAGCGTTAAGCCAGTTATTGATACTTAGCATTGACCAGTAAAGATTACAAATCAAATTTTGGCAAAAATCTGCATTCCAGTGTATTCCAGCCTCTACAGGGAGGTTATCTCTTCATAAGGTTTTCTAGGTTAAATGACATCACTTCCTGAATTCCAAAAAAAATGCTGATAATTACAAAAATTgtggtaatattttaaattaaatatggcatGTTGTTTAGGAATCatttaacataaaacaaaatatgaagcaaaaaaaaaaattttattgtGAGGCACTTACTATAGAAGTGAATGAAAATGCTGTAGTTTGCAAAAAGAATGCTGTTTCTGCATATTCATCTTCCTGTAGAATTTACTTTAGGTTCATTTGGCTGTACTTGTACTGTACTAATGTTTGAATCTatgaattttcaaaatataatacaattggtgtatatgtatatttgaCATTAtcacgtctctctctctcacgtgTCTGAGAGAGATGTTACCAAGTCTGTTACCAAGGTTTTTTTGAGCCGTGGGTTGAAGCGACCACCCCCAGACCACCACAGAATGCAATTGGGCTAGTTATGAGTAGCAATTGGGCTGGTTTTGGTATTCAAACCTGTTTGTCGTGTCTGCATTCATGCTGGAAACTTAGCTGTCTGCAAGCAAGCAACATTGGTTTGCTTTAGTGGTCTTACCACAAAAGATATAACCAGCTCAGTATGCTGACGTTTTAGAAATTTTCCAacctctaaaaaaaaatgtacttctGAAAATAACTTCTAATAGCATAGATTACCATATATGgctgtgtaaatgtttattgGTTGATATATTACACAGCCACCCTCTTTCTCGTCTGCTTCTGACACCTTCGTGGGATGtcatctttttattttctgtacTTTAAAATAGTCCacacaataaattaaatattcttGTGACTTATCCTTCAGTTAAACCTGTGCTAAATATGCCAATAATTTGTATTCTCATTGTGTTCTCCACATTGGAAAaagtaaaacacaaaacagtttGCATAAAAAGAGACAAGAAGTACAttaattattagtatttatttaacattttggtcacatttttatcaaataagatcaaatattgaaaatattgtttGCTACTAGTTGGTAAGTCTAAGGCGAActgaaatcttaaaaaaaaaagtttaataaatatacatctAATGACAACACTACAACATGATTACATACAACAGattaaaaaacttcatttgagCCTGCAAATTGTgacaaaataaagaataaacatTTTCATACACTGTGTGCTGTACCAATTGCACtgcactgttctttttaaatcttccttttatttttatatataattttcatttcagctaatttattcatttttattatttttatgattatgatttttcCTTTTTATGATCACAGATTGTATTAATCTTCTttctgtaaagcactttgaattacctttttttttttttaaagtaggcCTACCATTCATACAatttgtatgaaatgtgctataaaaATGTACTTTCCTTGATATGCCTATATTATTTAACATGTTCTAAATcactaattaaaaatgaatttatatattcatttgtacAAACAGTCAGGAACGTAATGCAACATATACATATGTCCTAACTTTGATGCTTTCCCTTGTGCAACTGGCATTTCTACAAATACTGAAGTGTTGAGTCCATATGCCACAGGTTGACATAACCAAAGGATTTATAAATTCATGAAAACGTAAAACAGTCATCAGGAAAGAGACTCCATGATATTACAGACACAATCAGGCACATCACTTGAGTCACTTGAGGCTTAACCAACAAATCTGGTCAACATCGGTTGGAGTATGTGCTGATGAGCAGCCCACCACCTACAATCAACAGAACACCGGCCACCCATCCTACATAGATGGAGGCTCCCAGCTCTCCTTTTCTCCCCGATATTGCTTGAGGATTATAGAAGTCCACAATGATAACATACGCCGACCAGCTGACAGCAATAAGGCACATCACACCTGCAACTATAAAGACTGCACCAGCTGCTATTCCAGTGTTAGTCTTCTTAAGCCGCTCTTCTCTGTAAAAGTTGGTGCAATCGGCTCCGACAACGAACAGTCCAATGGCGACCACACTGACAGCGATAGAGGCACACATCAATGCTCGAGCTGCCTGGAGATCTTGAGTCAGAGCCAGGATGGAGTCATACGCTTTGCACTGCATGTGAGCGGTGCTCTGCAGGACACAGTTCATCCACAAGCCTTCCCAGAAAACCTGTGCTGTCACGATGTTTGCTCCCACGAAGGCTGTCACTTTCCACATAGGCAATGCACACACCAGGATTGTACCGCATAGGCCCAACACAGCCAGACATACAGCCAAGATTTGTCGTCGTCTCATCTTTTACAGAACAAAGGTGATTCATCTGCAATTAAAGGGAGGAAAACGTTGAAGTTGTAAGAGCGAAAGACTATTGACAAAGTGAATGCTCTTCCTTGTTGTGCCTCAGGTATTGGTATTTGAACAAAGAGAAAGCAAAGCAAGGGGAGGAGACCCATATAGAGTTTCCTGCTCAACTTGATTCTTCTACTCAGTATGTCCACAATAAGGACGGATTCATGGAAAAAGTACACAATTCAATGAAACTGGGATGCACATTCAGTGTTTTCTCACCcttgttccaaacatgtatgctgtttattttgcatttaattattttcataaatcaATAGAGACTATGCCCCAAAAATGGTAGAAAATGAGGTGACAAACAAAAGTTTATTATTCGTACATGTTTTGTTCATCATGCTAATCTTTGTAAAttaacttttatgaattttgaagcatGAATGTAAACAGCAGGAGTGAAAACCTATATAAAGGCTAGAAACAAACCACACTTGAACATCACCACTTTACAAGCTTCCACAAATGTTTTCCCTGAAGGTTTGAGTTAGTATAGTTTACAACGAGGCTGAAACAAGCTATTGAGTATCAGTTTTCCTGTTCAGTGCAATGACGAATAATGTTTCTGAATTCctccttttttttaaagataagtGAAAGcttaacaaaaacacacaagtgGGTACTGATGTGTAGAATAAAACTGGAAAACTCAAGTTAACCACAGtccttatttcaggcatttaaccaCAAACCCGctcaaaaaaaacacactgattTCAGGACAATGGAACTGGAGGTACAAAATGCTAACTCATTTCATGGTTTTTGCCTTTTTGTCTAATTTCTTTGGTCATAAATTTTAAAGTCAGTTACAAAAAGGTAGATTGGTCTAATTtgaatctaaaaaataaaaaaaataaaaaaaagagactgATTACCCCCGGCTAAGATCTTAAGACATAGTCTTATATTGGATAGGTTTGCGCAACTGGTCCCTGTACCAAGAGCCATCTGATTTGAGATTTAGCAGATGCTCTCATCTAAAGAAACTCAAATGAGTTTATCTAAAAATGCTATAGTTCATCTAAAAAAATGAGGGAAATAATTCACTATAAGCCAACAATTTTGCACTTTGGCATTTGTCAGTCCATAACACAAATCTGGCTATATACAGCTTCAGAAAACTTTGCCTTGTTTATGGTTGAGAATCAGTCAATCTTGTTGCTCTCAACGGGAGCAATAATTGCCCTATCCTTCCATACACCCGTATACAGAATGTTACTGCTGCATTTGGAGCTtgaaaaacagcaacaacattACATGGGTGTTTGTAGTGGATTGAAAATTTggtacacaaaaataaaaaaagctgggttaaatacaacccagcacGTGTTCAGTCAAATATCTatccagcactgggttgtatttaacccagcatttttttgtGTACAAGAGACAACTTCAGTGCATATGCAAACTCAAAACAAATAGGGCTACCATGGCACTACCCTTACAAAAAGTAAACTTCTGTAATTGCCACTAAAACAGTGAACACCTTTTAAAAGCATACCACCCCAGGATTTTTGCCAGGTTAAGGTGAGTGgcaggcccggattaacacagtgtagtgccctagggtgaccacatttgaagtgtttgaacagctgattcattcaggaacgaagcaagtgactcactttatgagtgggtaattgaatcactgactcactagactcatttaaaaacgcaggttcattcataaatgaaacaccgctatgtttgaatggagatgcgcagcggctcggctgtgactgtttgaaactatgttccttgactaaatagagcaaaatcaggcaatattgttaaaagtcatacaatgtacatcactttatataacttattgtttattgagctgttgtattaatttaatatcacatttacaaacacctttaataatctttaaaagctgttactcacttcagcaatctcacaaaactccattataatcaatgaagctctctacactgcacaacgaatctcttatttacaccatctacactttgtttgttataacgagagcatttgtgagcgtgcataactcagcaatgaacaaaagtattttgagcagtgagtggattctgattaacattgcattcaaggaatcaacatatgtctgcgatacattactcaacgctgcacaaacacgcaagtagaaatctttgaagctcctctcagcgcaaacacaaatagcctatgctgatccaacccattctcacacccaactcgtcacatattgaagcttggtcaggaccacttggcgtcgcttttgacgctcaaggtacccttagcgtcatttttcgacttgcagggtcctccgttgctttaaataggaaacccttagcgtcaatatgccgacgccatactgggaattttatcgtcataattaaattatatattgtgtaataacattgccattattgcatatatgttggggtgtgatttttcaatgtaaacagccacaacagttttatttatattacattatttacacattatgagcacataacccaacccctgcccctaaatttgtcaataaaacacaagatataacaggcagatacaactactgtcataatttattcaaaaaatattaatattccaagtcttccgaggcaaaacatttgatttgtgagaggagtaGACGCGTTAAGCTCATCCCGTATGCAgtctgtgcgcgaattcaaaaatgccgccagaagaagccttggttgtgaaatgctattggctcttgtgtgtctcgtgaccgattgcgttttgctgttctgacaggctattggctcttctgtgtctcgtgaccaattgcgtcatgctacgggacttgagtatcttttgaatgagatgtgagcgttaacggagcggggtcattttcagcgattaaaaccttatgttttgctctcttcttctcataaagacttcgtatggcttcagaagacctggaatgcagcacgacttgtttgtaatgcttttatactgcttgtttatgggcaGTTTTGCAATAAACACCGGTGACTTAACTTACATTTGCCTGTtaactgttacgtgttttatgttgttcagaagtgggtaggtttagggtaggggtgggtaaggtgctccaataaaagtataaatgtatataaaattatttatatttttacaaatgcatgcaaaccattaaactaagacaaacaactgaaaacaacggcggagaacgtgttgtcattttccataagcgtcttgacctgacgcataaagcaagcaattgaaagcaatggagttcctattttgtcatataatgacgCCTAGGcgcacttttggcgtcttcatagtgacgccgaaggcgtttgaccatgcttcagttttgacgccttgggagtgagaatgggttggctgatcgggttagtcgcacaggtgctcctaaatatgttttgatagtcgcacacagtagctacttttcagtcgccctgtatagccctggcaatgtgtcatgatattttctcttctttttttaaatttacgtttcgcacaaccgccaagtcgatgctgcctatccatttgtgaataaatatgctcgactctgactgggggaagggggcaaatacactgggacctgacccaatcgcaattctttatatgcgtgcatatatttgatattctctctgtatattgtatcattaactgttcattttctatgcatctgtatctcttccagcaaaataatatatacaaaacatgaaaaatattttaaaggtcttgtcattatcgtaatcacttggtgcccccctattggctggtgccccagggcactcgcccaatcccgtctatggataatccggccctggTGAGTGGTTGCGATCAATTTAAGCTACATTTAAAAGTTGACTAGCTtaactaaatttgtttaaagGAGCCAAAATAAGTTGTTTGCAATCACTTTCCTTAATTTATCATCTCCCTCCCCTCCAGATTCCAAAACAGGAAGTTCAAGCCAAGGACcagtctaaaaataaataaaggctgCTCACTTGTTTGATAAAGGCTACAGAACCAAACTACTTGAGGTTACGCTATATAAAGAGGAGTCAGTTAGACGAAAGTAAAAACCATGAATTTAATGAAGTTAAAATAGTCATGCAAGACCAGAAagttaaaaattcaaatttttcaCAAACAGGAGAACTCATTTTCAGTCCAGAAAGTCTGGGTTTCACACATAGGCTCCTGGAGCGGACCTCGGAGCGGAGTACTTCGCGGAATAACCATGACTGTCGCTCTTCGGGCACTGACAACAGAGAAGCGCTCCCCCGATGATCAGCAGACCAGACGCGCCCCAGCCGATGAACAGCGACGCCCCCAGCTCCCGCTTCTGAGCCTCAGACAGAACGGGGTTGTAGAAGTCTCTGATGACGGTGTGTGCGCACCAGCAGACAGGGATCAGGGACAGAACGCCACCCACCAGGAAGAAGACGCCGGCTGCGACCCCCACTTTAGCCTTCGCGTCCCGTTCGTCAATGCAGTTGGTGCACTTGCCTCCAGCGACGGCCAGGAGTACTCCCAAGAAGGTCACGAGGATGGAGATGATAACAAGCGCTCGAGCTGCCTGGAGATCTTGTGGCAGCGCCAGCATGGAGTCATAGACCTTGCACTGCATCTGACCCGTGCTCTGCTGCACGCAGTTCATCCAGAGGCCTTCCCAGAAGGTCTGTGCGGTCACGATGTTGGTGCCAATAAACGCCGTCACCTTCCACATGGGGAGCGCGCAGATAACGATGTCTCCCAACCAGCCGATGACCGCGAGGGCAGTGGCCAAAATCTGAAGTCCAGCAGATgccattgtgtttttgttagtgTGCAAAGCAGACTCTAACACACAACTGACCGataaagttatttatattgGCTTGTAGAGGCGTGGATTGTAATGTGAtttgatgcagctggtcaggaTTTCCCGCTCTTTACTCCTAATTAATTTCAGACACCAGGCTGTCTTAATTAACAAACTAAGGACATAATCATGTCATTAGCAGGTGGCACATATCATGTCCCCCTCAATTTGTTCGAAATTCTATCTTGTTCCAATCACTTTTTGAAAGCcagtaggtgcgtttacatggagcattgtaatcggtttaaaagtccaatccgaatgaaaatgctccatataaacacctcaatcggaataaaaatgcccaaaccgaatgaaattgtaatcggtttgagaggggtgggataaacctttctataaaccgaacaaaattaaaatcctgccatgtaaacactttaaaccgattactttgcgtctacgtcatcacgtccagaggtcgggtcgtcagaacgtgaacgtgatgatgtcggcaacggtacattctgtgattcggggacaccgacactacagtagagactgggtaatagtggaggtataaagttaaaatttccattatacagttaaaaacacattagaaaggagaacgcttgctgtgtgacggactatctgctctcatgtccggagtggaaaacagatctgaaatgaagcgcaattttctgcttttcagcttagaaacaacacagtgatgatagtgaaagtagctcaatgaaaataaacaacttgaccaaaagttgcctttgtcatttgtatttgtatagatgacagattcataatttccgatctgcttgaatttatacgtgctcacgccatgaatgttgtacgaaacacgattgtgataaagcaatgcttctttgattcattgttcagcaactcttcgtaagaaatcgtgtatttgttccatttaagtacagtacaactttgtagtatcagagtacaattaatctcagagctgcattacagagggacatatgatttctatgatcgcgttctggccatatgactgagcgctcgaatgaactcaaggattcaaatattaaccgtttattctaagcaagtgcaaacagatattaaaaatattaacgtaaatatgggcgttttttcctctggtgacttgtttttgttgtcactgtaggctattagcatatcctaaaatcgaaagcacaggcacatgcaaacaccatatcggattagataacgtctcatgtaaacagttcatcgaatctttcaatcggaatgattttaatcggaatgacaaaaaagtgtacatgtaaacgcacctactgaGAGGCCTAACGCACTGGAATGCATTTCAAGTTATACTGATTCttcatgatttaatttaaacatgCCACACAATACACATTATTTTGCACAGGCCACAACAGGGACCCGATATAGCCAGAAGAAGCCAGAGCTTTACTTAtccattttttccccttcttgTTCTAGCCTTACACTCAGCAatgtttattacaaataattacaaataatatatatatatatatatatatatatatatatatgctatatatatgGAAATTAGATCTTTTTACAAACCACAACATAAAACACTTTGAGTTTTATGAGTCATTTTCTGAAAGGCTTCATGGTAATTTCATCATCTCATTATTGCTAGATTTGTCTCAGTGTCTATGGTTTAACATATTCTTATCGTTGTGATCTCTTAATAACTAAAGTACAATTTTATTAtcaaagaaaatgtattattattattatagttataacaatatttttttctcccctGTTGAAGTGAAGCAGAACAGAAACAgatttttgcttttaatttttttaatgatactcacacaaaactttttttattaccaCGCCCACCATGTATCACAACCAGCAATTCTTTCCCCATTAAGGTTATTTTTCTGAAGTGTTTACTGTTTAACAGGGCAGGCAACAACAGCCGTCAGATGAAATACGAGACATCAGCTGTGTGAAGACAACATagcgctgcttcaagtcgaacacacctaaaaACTCAAGGTAATCaattttattggttttattgcGCATCATTTTCAATCAAGCTGTAGCCTAATTCTGTCACATGAtgcaaaatgtgtgaaaatataggcttatataattattatgaaattatCCTTATCAAAACAAACGAGTTTgacatgttatatatttttttcatcatttcaacacctaataaaacaaaataggctaatttaaaatgtttgactttcaaaaaataaaagcatccTCATGTGTTTGCCTGTATACACTGTTAAACAATAGAGTAAACTTTAGAATTTGAAAAgtttttaacactttatttcttaAGATTTTCTAATTACAAAACATTGAAACACATTATCTACATTAAGTGctatcacagaaacaaacatacgtttaaaaactgcatacaaaaaaaaaaaatcaattaaaaacaccaagagaaaaatataaacccaggaaaacatttttaaaaaaacattaagacaCAGTGTCTCTTGCCGTGCATAAATATGTAAGGGTTATGAATTGTTTTATGAGAGTTCAAAAGGCAAAAagaaataccaaaaaaaaaaaaatatatatatatatatatatatatatatatatatataattttcatattaacaacaacaacaaaaacgtTAAATAAGCGTTCAAGGCCACCCTTTTTGCTTCTCAAATCCCGACGAGTTGGGGGGTCTACATATAAACTCCC is a window of Onychostoma macrolepis isolate SWU-2019 chromosome 21, ASM1243209v1, whole genome shotgun sequence DNA encoding:
- the cldn28 gene encoding claudin-4; the protein is MRRRQILAVCLAVLGLCGTILVCALPMWKVTAFVGANIVTAQVFWEGLWMNCVLQSTAHMQCKAYDSILALTQDLQAARALMCASIAVSVVAIGLFVVGADCTNFYREERLKKTNTGIAAGAVFIVAGVMCLIAVSWSAYVIIVDFYNPQAISGRKGELGASIYVGWVAGVLLIVGGGLLISTYSNRC
- the LOC131528330 gene encoding claudin-like protein ZF-A89, producing MASAGLQILATALAVIGWLGDIVICALPMWKVTAFIGTNIVTAQTFWEGLWMNCVQQSTGQMQCKVYDSMLALPQDLQAARALVIISILVTFLGVLLAVAGGKCTNCIDERDAKAKVGVAAGVFFLVGGVLSLIPVCWCAHTVIRDFYNPVLSEAQKRELGASLFIGWGASGLLIIGGALLCCQCPKSDSHGYSAKYSAPRSAPGAYV